In Microbacterium lushaniae, the following are encoded in one genomic region:
- a CDS encoding DUF2510 domain-containing protein: protein MTDAQQFPPGWYADPDNPSVHRWWNGTAWTEARQPANPAPAAPANAAPAAPASAAPAAPAAYPPYQQAPAAYSSAPSAYPSYPSAAPAPVRRDIPTDTPWIWLVVFVPLLSIVPLFFLDWNGFLEAAVLDPNGSASAEWVGSFTGATLLLTLLGYLVIAAQIVFAYLDWRALRARGIDKPFHWAWIFFTLVISNGVYVIGRGVVLRRQTGKGLGPVWAWIAVSVGTLIIGVVFASYLLNQLFALAAIYDSPMAP, encoded by the coding sequence ATGACCGACGCACAGCAGTTCCCTCCGGGGTGGTACGCCGACCCTGACAACCCCTCCGTCCACCGCTGGTGGAACGGCACGGCGTGGACCGAAGCCCGTCAGCCCGCGAACCCCGCACCCGCCGCCCCGGCCAACGCGGCGCCCGCAGCCCCGGCCAGCGCCGCGCCCGCGGCCCCCGCCGCGTACCCGCCCTACCAGCAGGCGCCTGCCGCGTACTCGTCGGCACCCTCCGCCTATCCGTCCTATCCGTCGGCGGCCCCCGCTCCGGTGCGACGCGACATTCCGACCGACACGCCGTGGATCTGGCTGGTCGTCTTCGTGCCGCTGCTGAGCATCGTGCCGCTGTTCTTCCTCGATTGGAACGGCTTCCTCGAAGCCGCCGTCCTCGACCCCAACGGCTCCGCGTCGGCGGAGTGGGTGGGATCGTTCACCGGAGCGACGCTTCTGCTGACCCTCCTGGGTTACCTCGTCATCGCCGCGCAGATCGTCTTCGCCTACCTCGACTGGCGCGCGCTGCGTGCGCGCGGGATCGACAAGCCGTTCCACTGGGCGTGGATCTTCTTCACCCTGGTGATCAGCAACGGCGTGTACGTCATCGGCCGGGGCGTGGTGCTGCGCCGGCAGACCGGCAAGGGCCTGGGCCCGGTGTGGGCCTGGATCGCCGTATCGGTGGGAACGCTGATCATCGGTGTGGTGTTCGCCTCCTACCTCCTGAACCAGCTGTTCGCCCTGGCCGCCATCTACGACAGCCCGATGGCCCCGTAA
- a CDS encoding metal-dependent transcriptional regulator, whose translation MTDLIDTTEMYLRTILELEEENIVPLRARISERLGHSGPTVSQTVGRMERDGLVVVSDDRRLELTDAGRQKAVDVMRKHRLAERLLSDVIGLDWAYVHEEACRWEHVMSEQVERRLVELLGHPTESPYGNPIPGLDQLGDVPANTFEQGVVGLVRRLTEAGGPIEGTVRRLAEPAQVDPELLQQLKAAGVMPGARGDYRFSEGYVLVQMEGSDEGLELPVEVASHIFLVDDRR comes from the coding sequence ATGACCGATCTCATCGACACGACGGAGATGTACCTGCGCACGATCCTCGAACTCGAGGAGGAGAACATCGTGCCGCTGCGCGCGCGGATCTCCGAGCGCCTGGGCCACTCCGGCCCGACGGTGTCGCAGACGGTGGGGCGCATGGAGCGCGACGGCCTGGTCGTCGTCTCGGATGACCGCCGGCTCGAGCTCACCGACGCCGGGCGCCAGAAGGCCGTCGATGTCATGCGCAAGCACCGCCTGGCCGAGCGGCTCCTCAGCGACGTGATCGGCCTCGACTGGGCATACGTCCATGAAGAGGCATGCCGCTGGGAGCATGTCATGAGCGAGCAGGTGGAGCGCCGTCTGGTCGAACTGCTCGGCCACCCCACCGAATCGCCGTACGGCAATCCCATCCCCGGTCTCGATCAGCTCGGCGACGTCCCCGCGAACACCTTCGAACAGGGCGTCGTCGGTCTGGTGCGCCGGCTCACCGAGGCGGGCGGGCCCATCGAGGGCACCGTGCGCCGGCTCGCCGAGCCCGCGCAGGTCGATCCCGAGCTGCTGCAGCAGCTCAAGGCGGCCGGCGTCATGCCCGGCGCGCGCGGCGACTACCGCTTCAGCGAGGGGTACGTCCTGGTGCAGATGGAGGGCAGCGACGAGGGGCTCGAACTGCCCGTCGAAGTGGCGTCCCACATCTTCCTCGTCGACGACCGGCGCTGA
- a CDS encoding UBP-type zinc finger domain-containing protein, which translates to MTPAQIDPTAPPSSTGCIDCDADGGWWVHLRRCAACGHVGCCDDSLSRHATAHWHSTGHRFIQSFEPGEDWWWDYQEQAMVEGPALAEPTSRPESQPSPGPEGRVPSDWRRQLAARAAGR; encoded by the coding sequence ATGACTCCGGCTCAGATCGACCCCACCGCCCCGCCCTCGTCGACGGGATGCATCGACTGCGACGCCGACGGGGGCTGGTGGGTGCATCTGCGCCGCTGTGCGGCGTGCGGGCATGTCGGATGCTGCGACGATTCGCTGTCGCGGCATGCCACCGCGCATTGGCACAGCACAGGGCACCGGTTCATCCAGAGCTTCGAGCCCGGCGAGGACTGGTGGTGGGACTACCAGGAGCAGGCCATGGTGGAGGGGCCGGCCCTGGCTGAGCCGACCAGCCGGCCGGAGTCCCAGCCCTCACCCGGGCCGGAAGGGCGGGTCCCGTCCGACTGGCGGCGGCAGCTCGCCGCCCGCGCGGCTGGTCGCTGA
- a CDS encoding M23 family metallopeptidase, which translates to MARTPRAVERPAAPRRVRSGKTPLRSAAILTMVAGLIATVALPAYAAWQPEEEAQTLQQMSADDAQTLVVASDVSGMQLERSSYAATTAEEIEKKKAAEAAAERARARAAATPVTTLSSVDLSMTAPGSGEVRWPLSGYRLGRGLGDSGYHQGVDLLAGCGTPLFAAAGGVVRVSQESFGGYGVAVTIDHVINGQRVSTLYGHMTYGSRVVQSGQTVAPGQLIGVVGSTGSSTACHLHFEVHVNGSVVDPYGWLQANAS; encoded by the coding sequence ATGGCGCGCACGCCGCGCGCCGTCGAGCGACCTGCCGCACCGCGGCGGGTGCGATCGGGCAAGACTCCGCTGCGCAGCGCCGCGATCCTGACGATGGTCGCCGGCCTCATCGCCACCGTCGCCCTCCCCGCCTACGCGGCATGGCAGCCGGAAGAGGAGGCCCAGACCCTCCAGCAGATGTCGGCCGACGACGCCCAGACGCTCGTGGTCGCATCCGACGTGTCGGGAATGCAGCTCGAGCGCAGCTCGTATGCCGCCACCACGGCCGAGGAGATCGAGAAGAAGAAGGCCGCCGAGGCCGCGGCCGAACGTGCACGCGCACGTGCCGCCGCGACTCCGGTGACGACTCTGTCCTCGGTCGACCTGTCGATGACCGCGCCCGGTTCGGGCGAGGTGCGCTGGCCGCTGTCGGGTTACCGGCTCGGCCGCGGGCTGGGCGACTCGGGCTACCACCAGGGCGTCGACCTGCTCGCCGGATGCGGCACGCCGTTGTTCGCCGCCGCCGGCGGCGTGGTGCGCGTGTCGCAGGAGAGCTTCGGCGGGTATGGCGTGGCGGTCACGATCGACCACGTCATCAACGGCCAGCGCGTGAGCACCCTGTACGGCCACATGACCTACGGCAGCCGTGTCGTGCAGTCGGGCCAGACGGTCGCACCCGGTCAGCTCATCGGCGTGGTCGGCTCGACCGGCAGCTCCACGGCGTGCCACCTGCACTTCGAGGTCCACGTGAACGGCTCCGTCGTCGATCCGTACGGCTGGCTGCAGGCCAACGCCAGCTGA
- a CDS encoding DUF3027 domain-containing protein: MTSMPEPVDERLLGASDLARAALREVTSEASIGDPVGYLDEGDGVISLRFANRLAGYPGWFWTVSVARVEDAEPTVLEVELLPGDDALVAPEWVPWAVRLAEYQATARASSAGSSGSDLEDGDDSGELDEDEIDEVLGDDLDDDELDDDGSPILHAGDLDGVDIDELDPAASDDDEDDEDDSDEDDSDDEDDSDDDEDDEDDSDEDDSDEDDSDDDDSDDDEDDSDDDSDEDDSDED; the protein is encoded by the coding sequence ATGACCTCGATGCCTGAGCCGGTGGACGAGCGTCTCCTCGGCGCATCCGACCTCGCCCGCGCCGCATTGCGGGAAGTGACCTCCGAGGCGTCGATCGGGGATCCGGTGGGCTACCTGGACGAGGGCGACGGCGTGATCTCGCTGCGCTTCGCCAACCGCTTGGCCGGGTACCCGGGCTGGTTCTGGACCGTGAGCGTCGCCCGTGTCGAAGACGCCGAGCCGACCGTGCTCGAGGTGGAGCTGCTCCCCGGCGACGACGCGCTGGTCGCGCCGGAGTGGGTGCCGTGGGCGGTGCGCCTGGCGGAGTACCAGGCCACGGCGCGCGCATCCTCGGCAGGGTCGAGCGGATCCGACCTCGAGGACGGGGACGACTCCGGCGAGCTCGACGAGGACGAGATCGACGAGGTGCTCGGTGACGATCTCGACGACGACGAGCTCGATGACGACGGGTCGCCGATCCTGCACGCGGGCGACCTGGACGGTGTCGACATCGACGAGCTGGACCCCGCCGCATCCGATGACGACGAGGACGACGAGGACGATTCGGACGAGGACGACTCCGACGACGAGGACGACTCCGACGACGACGAGGACGACGAGGACGATTCGGACGAGGACGATTCCGACGAGGATGACTCGGACGACGACGACTCGGACGACGACGAGGACGACTCCGACGACGATTCGGACGAGGACGACTCGGACGAGGACTGA
- a CDS encoding sulfite exporter TauE/SafE family protein produces MLLALGAVVVGLSKTALPGAGTLAVALFAAVLPARESTATLLLLLIVGDMFALWTYRRHARWRMLVRLIPAVLAGILLGVLFLAVADDVGVRRVIGVLLLLVVAVTLWRRYAAARGGREPSGGWPAAAVYGTLGGFTTMVANAAGPVMSMYFLAARFPVKTFLGTAAWFFAVVNIGKVPFAAALGLFSVDSLWIDLWLLPAVIVGALAGRVLARRLRQEVFERLVIVLTVIGALYLLW; encoded by the coding sequence ATGCTGCTGGCGCTGGGCGCTGTGGTGGTCGGGCTGTCCAAGACCGCGCTTCCCGGGGCCGGCACGCTCGCCGTCGCGCTCTTCGCGGCCGTCCTCCCAGCCCGTGAATCGACGGCGACGCTGCTGCTGCTTCTCATCGTCGGAGACATGTTCGCGCTGTGGACGTATCGGCGGCACGCCCGCTGGCGCATGCTGGTGCGGCTCATCCCGGCCGTGCTGGCGGGGATCCTCCTCGGCGTGCTGTTCCTCGCCGTCGCCGACGACGTCGGGGTGCGGCGCGTCATCGGCGTGCTGCTCCTGCTGGTGGTGGCCGTGACGCTGTGGCGGCGGTACGCCGCCGCCCGTGGCGGCCGCGAGCCGAGCGGCGGATGGCCCGCGGCGGCGGTGTACGGCACCCTCGGGGGATTCACGACCATGGTCGCCAACGCCGCCGGACCGGTCATGTCGATGTACTTCCTTGCCGCCCGCTTCCCGGTGAAGACGTTCCTGGGCACCGCCGCGTGGTTCTTCGCCGTCGTCAACATCGGCAAGGTGCCCTTCGCCGCCGCCCTCGGGCTGTTCTCGGTCGACAGCCTGTGGATCGACCTGTGGCTGCTTCCCGCGGTGATCGTGGGTGCGCTGGCCGGCCGCGTGCTGGCAAGGCGCCTGCGTCAGGAGGTGTTCGAGCGGCTCGTCATCGTGCTCACCGTCATCGGAGCGCTCTACCTGTTGTGGTGA
- a CDS encoding error-prone DNA polymerase → MGFHNPPVPWSEIERTLSDRRRPGTVPAGADGGDSPAWSHKRGPYVPPAIERPADAVPYAELHAHSSYSFLDGASSPEELAEEAERLGLHALAVTDHDGFYGIVRLAEAAETLQLGTVFGAELSLNLPGPQNGEPDPVGSHLLVLARGEEGYHRLAAAITAAQLRGAEKGRPVYDLDELAERSGGPRDPHWAVLTGCRKGTVRRALAEQGPDAAAAALDRLVERFGPDAVHVELMDHGNPLDSRHNDLLAALAAERKLPLLATNNVHYAVPERELLAAAVAAVRANRGLDELDGWLPAHAGAHLRSGAEMARRFARYPGAVARTVTLADELAFPLRRAKPALPKQEVPDGHTPMSWLRHLVWEAVPRKYPDLKPKDRDRIERELGVIEMKDFPGYFLIVYGIVQEARRRGILCQGRGSAANSAVCFLLDITAVDSIAYDLPFERFLSSLRDEEPDIDVDFDSDRREEIIQWVYRQYGRDRAAQVANVIQYRPKNAVRDMAKALGHSPGQQDAWSKQVERWGAALDTGADHDIPDQVLAYATELLKAPRHLGIHSGGMVLTDRPVGEVVPIEHARMEDRTVIQWDKDDAAWMGLVKFDLLGLGMLAALQYCFDLIRDATGEAWELATIPKEEKAVYDMLCRADSIGVFQVESRAQMGLLPRLQPRRFYDLVVQIALVRPGPIQGGAVHPFVRRKLGQEEVTYAHPKLKPVLERTMGVPVFQEQLMQMAVAVGDCTAEDADLLRRAMGSKRGVERIEKLREKLYAGMARNNLTGEVADGIYAKIQAFANFGFAESHSLSFALLVYASSWIKLHYPAAFLAGLLRAQPMGFYSPATLSADARRHGVEVRRPDLLRSGVQALLEPHAESEEIPGIGDAADGSAPRSARSPRFPPTGREACAERVQPPVGEFDPSEPDESEAHRRDGRFAVRLGLAAVTGIGAKVAERIVAEREASGPYRDLRDLVRRTGLTAVQLEALATAGAFECLGVTRREAIWSAGSAAQDRAEYLPESMVSVQPPLFPDPTSYEVLAADLWATGISPGDHPLAHYRSQLDARGVLTSRELRTHENGRRVEVAGLVTHRQRPATASGITFLNLEDEHGLVNVICSVGVWNRHRRIVRESPALIVRGMLERSVEGVTNLVADRFDDLRVGVAHSSRDFR, encoded by the coding sequence ATGGGCTTCCACAACCCGCCCGTGCCGTGGTCGGAGATCGAACGCACGCTCAGTGATCGACGTCGCCCCGGCACGGTTCCCGCCGGAGCGGACGGTGGTGACAGCCCGGCGTGGTCGCACAAGCGCGGACCGTACGTGCCCCCGGCCATCGAGCGTCCGGCCGACGCCGTGCCCTACGCGGAACTGCACGCCCACTCGTCGTACTCGTTCCTGGACGGCGCATCCTCGCCCGAAGAACTCGCCGAGGAGGCCGAGCGGCTGGGGCTGCACGCCCTGGCGGTCACCGACCACGACGGCTTCTACGGGATCGTCCGATTAGCCGAGGCCGCCGAGACGCTGCAGCTGGGCACCGTGTTCGGCGCGGAGCTGTCGCTGAACCTGCCCGGGCCGCAGAACGGCGAACCCGATCCGGTCGGCTCGCACCTGCTCGTGCTGGCCCGCGGGGAGGAGGGGTACCACCGGCTCGCGGCGGCGATCACGGCCGCACAGCTGCGCGGCGCCGAGAAGGGCCGGCCGGTGTACGACCTCGACGAGCTCGCCGAGCGCTCCGGCGGCCCCCGCGACCCGCACTGGGCGGTGCTCACCGGATGTCGCAAGGGAACCGTCCGTCGCGCGCTCGCCGAGCAAGGTCCGGATGCGGCGGCCGCCGCGCTCGACCGGCTCGTCGAGCGCTTCGGACCCGACGCGGTGCACGTCGAACTGATGGATCACGGCAATCCGCTGGACTCGCGCCACAACGACCTCCTCGCCGCGCTCGCCGCCGAGCGGAAGCTGCCGTTGCTCGCCACGAACAACGTGCACTACGCCGTCCCCGAGCGTGAACTCCTGGCAGCGGCCGTGGCCGCGGTGCGGGCGAACCGGGGCCTGGACGAACTCGACGGATGGCTGCCCGCCCACGCCGGTGCGCACCTGCGCTCGGGTGCGGAGATGGCCCGCCGGTTCGCGCGGTACCCCGGCGCGGTGGCGCGCACCGTGACCCTCGCTGACGAGCTGGCCTTCCCCCTGCGGCGCGCCAAGCCCGCGCTGCCGAAGCAGGAGGTGCCCGACGGGCACACGCCGATGTCGTGGCTGCGGCATCTCGTCTGGGAGGCGGTGCCGCGCAAGTACCCCGACCTGAAGCCGAAGGATCGCGACCGCATCGAGCGCGAGCTGGGGGTGATCGAGATGAAGGACTTCCCCGGCTACTTCCTCATCGTCTACGGCATCGTGCAGGAGGCCCGCCGCCGCGGCATCCTGTGCCAGGGTCGCGGTTCGGCAGCGAACAGCGCCGTGTGCTTCCTGCTCGACATCACCGCGGTCGACTCGATCGCCTACGACCTGCCGTTCGAGCGGTTCCTCTCGAGCCTCCGCGACGAGGAGCCCGACATCGACGTCGACTTCGACTCCGACCGCCGCGAGGAGATCATCCAGTGGGTGTACCGCCAGTACGGCCGTGACCGGGCCGCGCAGGTGGCCAACGTCATCCAGTACCGGCCGAAGAACGCCGTCCGCGACATGGCCAAGGCGCTCGGGCACTCGCCGGGGCAGCAGGACGCATGGTCGAAGCAGGTCGAGCGGTGGGGGGCGGCGCTCGACACCGGCGCCGACCACGACATCCCCGACCAGGTGCTCGCGTACGCGACCGAACTGCTGAAGGCGCCGCGGCACCTGGGGATCCACTCCGGCGGCATGGTGCTCACCGACCGCCCGGTGGGGGAGGTCGTGCCGATCGAGCACGCACGGATGGAGGATCGCACCGTCATCCAGTGGGACAAGGACGATGCCGCCTGGATGGGGCTGGTGAAGTTCGATCTGCTGGGCCTGGGGATGCTGGCGGCGCTGCAGTACTGCTTCGACCTCATCCGTGACGCCACGGGGGAGGCGTGGGAGCTCGCGACGATCCCGAAGGAGGAGAAGGCGGTCTACGACATGCTGTGCCGCGCCGATTCGATCGGGGTGTTCCAGGTCGAGTCGCGCGCGCAGATGGGGCTCCTCCCGCGCCTGCAGCCGCGCCGGTTCTACGACCTCGTGGTGCAGATCGCGCTCGTGCGCCCCGGTCCGATCCAGGGCGGGGCGGTGCATCCGTTCGTCCGCCGCAAGCTGGGCCAGGAGGAGGTGACCTACGCGCACCCGAAGCTGAAGCCCGTGCTCGAGCGCACGATGGGCGTGCCGGTGTTCCAGGAGCAGCTCATGCAGATGGCCGTCGCGGTGGGGGACTGCACCGCGGAGGATGCCGACCTCCTCCGCCGGGCGATGGGATCCAAGCGCGGCGTGGAGCGGATCGAGAAGCTCCGCGAGAAGCTGTACGCCGGAATGGCCCGCAACAACCTCACCGGCGAGGTCGCCGACGGGATCTACGCGAAGATCCAGGCGTTCGCGAACTTCGGGTTCGCCGAATCCCACTCCCTCTCGTTCGCCCTGCTGGTCTACGCCAGCTCATGGATCAAGCTGCACTATCCGGCCGCGTTCCTGGCCGGGCTCCTGCGCGCGCAGCCGATGGGGTTCTACTCGCCGGCGACGCTGAGCGCCGACGCTCGCCGGCACGGCGTCGAGGTGCGCCGCCCCGACCTGCTGCGCTCGGGGGTGCAGGCCCTCCTCGAACCGCACGCGGAATCCGAGGAGATCCCGGGAATCGGGGATGCTGCGGACGGATCCGCTCCTCGATCCGCGCGATCCCCTCGATTTCCGCCGACCGGGCGGGAGGCGTGCGCCGAGCGCGTGCAGCCGCCGGTGGGCGAATTCGACCCCTCCGAACCGGACGAGTCGGAGGCGCACCGCCGGGACGGGCGGTTCGCCGTGCGCCTCGGGCTGGCCGCCGTCACCGGGATCGGCGCGAAGGTGGCCGAGCGCATCGTGGCCGAGCGCGAAGCGTCGGGTCCGTACCGCGATCTGCGCGACCTCGTGCGCCGCACCGGGCTCACCGCCGTGCAGTTGGAGGCCCTCGCCACCGCGGGCGCCTTCGAGTGTCTCGGCGTCACCCGCCGGGAGGCGATCTGGAGCGCCGGTTCGGCCGCGCAGGATCGGGCCGAGTACCTGCCCGAATCGATGGTGTCGGTGCAGCCGCCCCTCTTCCCCGATCCCACCAGCTACGAGGTGCTCGCCGCCGACCTGTGGGCGACCGGGATCTCGCCGGGCGATCATCCGCTCGCGCATTACCGCTCCCAGCTCGACGCGCGCGGCGTGCTCACCTCGCGGGAGCTGCGCACGCACGAGAACGGCCGGCGGGTCGAGGTCGCCGGGCTCGTGACCCACCGGCAGCGACCGGCCACAGCATCCGGCATCACATTCCTCAATCTCGAGGACGAGCACGGGCTGGTCAACGTGATCTGCTCGGTCGGGGTGTGGAACCGTCATCGGCGCATCGTGCGGGAGTCGCCGGCCCTCATCGTCCGGGGGATGCTGGAGCGTTCGGTGGAGGGGGTGACGAACCTCGTCGCCGATCGTTTCGACGATCTGAGGGTGGGGGTGGCGCACTCGTCACGTGATTTCCGCTGA
- the serC gene encoding phosphoserine transaminase produces MPHVDLPRDLLPADGRFGCGPSKIRGAQLEALVTRGATLLGTSHRQAPVKGLVGSVRARLAELFRLPDGYEVIAGNGGSTAFWDAAAFGLIEQRAQNLVFGEFGGKFAAAAKAPWLQAPDVRTAEPGTRTAAEPVEGVDVYAWPHNETSTGVTAPIVRVTGDAGALTVIDGTSAAGGIDLEIGEADVYYFAPQKNLGSDGGLWFAVVSPAAIERIERIAASGRYIPEFLSLKNALDNSRLQQTLNTPALTTLLLLDDQLGWILDNGGLAWAGARTRESSQLLYDWADASAVATPFVADPADRSPVVVTVDFDERVDAAAVAASLRSNGIVDTEPYRKLGRNQLRVATFVSIEPDDIRQLIRCIDYTIERL; encoded by the coding sequence ATGCCGCACGTGGATCTGCCTCGCGACCTGCTGCCCGCCGACGGACGCTTCGGATGCGGGCCGTCCAAGATCCGCGGAGCACAACTGGAGGCGCTGGTGACGCGGGGCGCCACCCTGCTGGGCACCTCGCACCGCCAGGCGCCCGTGAAGGGCCTGGTCGGCAGCGTGCGCGCGCGCCTGGCAGAGTTGTTCCGCCTTCCCGACGGCTATGAGGTCATCGCCGGAAACGGCGGATCCACGGCGTTCTGGGACGCCGCCGCCTTCGGACTCATCGAGCAGCGCGCTCAGAACCTCGTCTTCGGCGAGTTCGGCGGAAAGTTCGCCGCGGCTGCGAAGGCCCCGTGGCTGCAGGCTCCCGACGTGCGCACGGCGGAGCCGGGCACGCGGACAGCCGCGGAGCCGGTCGAAGGCGTCGACGTCTACGCGTGGCCGCACAATGAGACCTCCACCGGCGTCACGGCCCCCATCGTGCGCGTGACGGGCGACGCCGGCGCGCTCACCGTCATCGACGGCACGAGCGCCGCCGGCGGCATCGACCTGGAGATCGGCGAGGCCGACGTCTACTACTTCGCCCCGCAGAAGAACCTCGGCTCGGACGGCGGCCTGTGGTTCGCCGTGGTCTCCCCCGCGGCGATCGAGCGCATCGAGCGGATCGCCGCATCCGGCCGGTACATCCCCGAGTTCCTCAGCCTGAAGAACGCGCTGGACAACTCCCGCCTGCAGCAGACGCTGAACACCCCGGCCCTCACGACGCTCCTTCTCCTGGACGACCAGCTCGGATGGATCCTCGACAACGGCGGCCTGGCGTGGGCCGGGGCCCGCACGCGCGAGTCGTCGCAGCTGCTGTACGACTGGGCCGACGCGTCCGCGGTGGCGACCCCGTTCGTCGCCGACCCCGCCGATCGTTCACCCGTCGTGGTGACGGTGGACTTCGACGAGCGCGTGGATGCGGCGGCCGTGGCCGCGAGCCTGCGCTCCAACGGCATCGTCGACACCGAGCCGTACCGCAAGCTCGGCCGCAATCAGCTGCGCGTCGCCACGTTCGTCTCGATCGAGCCCGACGACATCCGCCAGCTGATCCGCTGCATCGACTACACGATCGAACGCCTCTGA
- a CDS encoding HNH endonuclease yields MRTLVLNAGYEPLAVVSFKRALVLVMNEKATVIERVEGDPVWGAMDSYDRPAVILLTRYVRVPGARRVPVTRRGVLRRDGHRCAYCGKAASTIDHVLPRSRGGADSWENLVACCLRCNNLKGDRTPQEMSWELRVIPGPPRGMQWTVRGTDRADPRWEPYLALAA; encoded by the coding sequence ATGCGCACACTGGTGCTCAATGCGGGCTACGAGCCGCTCGCGGTCGTGTCGTTCAAGCGGGCGCTGGTGCTCGTGATGAACGAGAAGGCCACCGTCATCGAACGGGTCGAGGGAGATCCGGTGTGGGGGGCGATGGACAGCTACGACCGTCCCGCCGTCATCCTCCTCACGCGGTACGTACGCGTGCCGGGTGCGCGTCGGGTGCCGGTGACGCGCCGGGGCGTCCTGCGTCGCGACGGGCACCGATGCGCGTACTGCGGCAAGGCCGCCTCCACGATCGACCACGTCCTGCCCCGCTCGCGCGGCGGGGCGGACTCGTGGGAGAACCTCGTGGCCTGCTGTCTGCGCTGCAACAACCTCAAGGGCGATCGCACGCCGCAGGAGATGTCGTGGGAGCTGCGCGTGATCCCCGGGCCGCCGCGGGGGATGCAGTGGACGGTGCGCGGCACCGATCGCGCGGATCCGCGCTGGGAGCCCTACCTGGCCCTCGCCGCCTGA
- a CDS encoding cold-shock protein: MAFGTVKWFNSEKGYGFIAPEDGSPDVFAHYSAIEGGGFRSLEEAQRVEFDVERGPKGPQASSIRLV, translated from the coding sequence ATGGCATTCGGAACTGTTAAGTGGTTCAACTCCGAAAAGGGCTACGGCTTCATCGCACCCGAGGACGGCTCGCCCGACGTGTTCGCGCACTACAGCGCGATCGAGGGTGGCGGCTTCCGCTCGCTCGAAGAGGCGCAGCGCGTCGAGTTCGACGTCGAGCGTGGCCCGAAGGGCCCGCAGGCCTCGAGCATTCGCCTCGTGTGA
- a CDS encoding fatty acid desaturase family protein, translating into MGPVRQTYATRESFPPVAKAYTQVSQVVKEMGLLRRAQWFYALVAGALAVALAGLITGFILLGDSWFQLLIAAGLGIVFTQIAFLAHEAAHRVILSSGPANDRLSRIIGPALVGMSYSWWDSKHSRHHANPNRVSKDPDIEIDTISFVEDDARKARGVVRFITQRQGWLFFPLLTMEGFNLHFLGIKYLVTTREPVKGRWIELSLILLRLAAVIVPVFIFLPLGLAFAFIFVQMAVFGVYMGASFAPNHKGMPIIAPDARLDFFTKQVRTSRNVRGGWWATTLMGGLNYQIEHHLFPSMARPYLSRARVVVREACENLNVPYTETSLIESYAIVIRYLNEVGLAARDPFDCPTRHELRGV; encoded by the coding sequence TTGGGTCCGGTCCGGCAGACGTATGCCACCCGCGAGTCCTTCCCGCCTGTCGCTAAGGCCTATACCCAGGTCTCGCAGGTGGTGAAAGAAATGGGTCTGCTTCGCCGCGCCCAGTGGTTCTACGCTCTGGTCGCCGGCGCCCTCGCGGTCGCGCTGGCTGGTCTCATCACCGGCTTCATCCTGCTGGGCGACAGCTGGTTCCAGCTCCTGATCGCTGCCGGACTCGGCATCGTCTTCACGCAGATCGCGTTCCTCGCACACGAGGCCGCGCACCGCGTCATCCTCTCCTCGGGTCCGGCGAACGACCGCCTCTCCCGCATCATCGGCCCTGCCCTCGTCGGCATGAGCTACTCGTGGTGGGACTCCAAGCACAGCCGCCACCACGCCAACCCCAACCGGGTGAGCAAAGACCCCGACATCGAGATCGACACGATCTCCTTCGTCGAGGACGACGCCCGCAAGGCGCGCGGCGTGGTCCGCTTCATCACCCAGCGTCAGGGGTGGCTGTTCTTCCCGCTGCTGACCATGGAGGGCTTTAACCTCCACTTCCTCGGCATCAAGTACCTCGTCACCACGCGTGAGCCCGTCAAGGGCCGCTGGATCGAGCTCTCCCTGATCCTGCTGCGCCTGGCCGCGGTCATCGTGCCGGTCTTCATCTTCCTGCCGCTCGGCCTGGCCTTCGCCTTCATCTTCGTGCAGATGGCCGTCTTCGGTGTCTACATGGGCGCGTCCTTCGCTCCGAACCACAAGGGCATGCCGATCATCGCACCGGACGCCCGCCTCGACTTCTTCACCAAGCAGGTGCGCACCTCCCGCAACGTGCGCGGCGGCTGGTGGGCGACCACCCTCATGGGCGGCCTGAACTACCAGATCGAGCACCACCTGTTCCCGAGCATGGCCCGGCCGTACCTCTCGCGGGCCCGCGTGGTCGTGCGCGAGGCGTGCGAGAACCTGAATGTGCCGTACACCGAGACGAGCCTCATCGAGTCGTACGCCATCGTGATCCGTTACCTCAACGAGGTGGGACTGGCCGCGCGCGACCC